CCGGTGCACCGCCGGCCAGCGGTTGTTCCCGTCGCCGATGTACCCGGAGACGCCCTGCTCGCGGGCAATGCCGATCAGAGTGGCGATGAAGCCGTGATCGCCCTCGCCGTGCACGGTCGGCGCGAGCCGCACGACGGACGAGCGCACGCCCTGGGAAGCGAGGGCCAGGGCTGCCTGAGCAGAGGCGATTCGAGGGTTCCGCGCCAGGTCGGGCACGTCCTGTTCGGTGGAGAGTTGCCCCGCCACGGACCCGACCAACCCGGAGGCAATCACCAGAGGCCGATCCGAGCTCCTCAGTGCCGCGCCGAAGGTCTCGATGGCGCGCAGATCGACCCGCGCCGCGTTCTCGTACTGCGAGAAGTCGTGGATGAAGGCGAGGTGGATCACCCCGTCGGACGCCTCCGCGCCCGCCCGCAGACGGTCAAGGTCGTCGAGCGAGCCGCGATGCACCTCTGCTCCAGCCGCAGCGAGGACTCCAGCCGAGGCATCGGAGCGAGCCAGCCCGACGACCTGGTGCCCCGCGCCGATCAGCTCGGGAATGACGGCAGAGCCGATGAAACCGGATGCGCCGGTGACAAAGATACGCATAGTTCAACCTCTAAGGAAGGGGCCGTCCTCTCTGCAACGCTTGCAGGAAGCCGAGGCCGATGTCAGTTGCTGACATCAAGAGCGTACACCAAATGTCAGTCACTGTCATCATGTAGAGTGCTGGCATGGGTCGGTGGGGTCCTGACGCACGGAGCCGACTTGAGCAGGCGGCCCTGGAGTTGTACATCGAACGTGGCTACGAGCGGACCACCGTGGCGCAGATCGCCGGGCGCGCGGGGCTCACGGAGCGGACGTTCTTCCGGTACTTCGCCGACAAGCGCGAGGTGTTGTTCGGGGGCGCGGCTGCCTTGCAGGACCTGATTGTGGACGCCATCGTGAGCGCCCCTGAGGCCTGCGCGCCCATCGAGGCGGTTGCTGTGGGGTT
This sequence is a window from Deinococcus aestuarii. Protein-coding genes within it:
- a CDS encoding SDR family oxidoreductase, encoding MRIFVTGASGFIGSAVIPELIGAGHQVVGLARSDASAGVLAAAGAEVHRGSLDDLDRLRAGAEASDGVIHLAFIHDFSQYENAARVDLRAIETFGAALRSSDRPLVIASGLVGSVAGQLSTEQDVPDLARNPRIASAQAALALASQGVRSSVVRLAPTVHGEGDHGFIATLIGIAREQGVSGYIGDGNNRWPAVHRLDAARLFRLALEGALAGSVLHGVADEGVPVRTIAEVIGRHLDLPVVSIPAEQAGEHFGWLGRFLDADLAASSALTRELLSWQPIHPGLIEDLDQGHYFRDPS